In Oncorhynchus gorbuscha isolate QuinsamMale2020 ecotype Even-year unplaced genomic scaffold, OgorEven_v1.0 Un_scaffold_1841, whole genome shotgun sequence, one DNA window encodes the following:
- the LOC124024368 gene encoding neuronal cell adhesion molecule-like — protein sequence MTIEEDDQKCQTPDVNPTDVHGVGTEHNNLVISWKELTGLQSNGPGLQYKVNWRQKDVEEDWLSETVANVSKYVVSGTPTFVPYEVKVQAVNDYGNGPAPEAVVGYSGEDVPMSAPESVQVLVQNGTLAEVHWEPVLTSMVRGRLQGYKVSYWRERSLHQAEAQQEEQQVLLFSGNRTDGRLPGLRPYSLYTLNIRVANGKGEGPPSPNHNFETPEGVPGPPSFLRIKNTDMDSLTLEWGPPQDNNGRLTGYTLKYQPVNSSNELGPVEEMMFPANETTVILADLKYSTRYKFYFNAKTIKGSGPTITEEAVTIMDEAFIQQPIVDVFKGYTEPHLPISPITQSLRPPFHKVRPIGPAFTNVNSSVVGEEGAVISWEYFGPDKNVYVEYIVENSKEDWTKECVNGSSGSQTHLIKGLKPGTSYRVRLAVKDHSEATIHSTEELVITLPEAMKSDQVDLATQGWFIGLMCAIALLILVLLIICFIKRNKGGKYPVKEKEDAHQDPEIQPMKDDDGTFGEYSDTEDHKPLKGSRTPSNGTVKRDDSDDSLVDYGEGGDGQFNEDGSFIGQYSGKKEKDTHEGNESSEAPSPVNAMNSFV from the exons atgaCTATAGAGGAAGATGATCAGaagtgtcaga CTCCAGATGTGAATCCAACAGATGTCCATGGTGTTGGAACTGAACATAATAACTTAGTCATCTCATGGAAG GAGCTGACAGGCCTCCAGTCCAATGGACCAGGACTACAGTACAAGGTGAACTGGAGACAGAAGGATGTGGAGGAGGACTGGTTGTCTGAGACCGTGGCTAACGTCTCCAAGTATGTGGTGTCAGGCACGCCCACTTTCGTACCCTATGAGGTCAAAGTTCAGGCGGTGAACGACTATGGAAACGGACCAGCGCCTGAGGCGGTGGTGGGGTATTCTGGAGAGGACG TGCCCATGTCAGCCCCAGAGAGTGTCCAGGTGCTGGTTCAGAACGGGACGCTAGCAGAGGTTCACTGGGAGCCTGTCCTCACCTCCATGGTCAGGGGACGACTCCAGGGCTACAAG GTGTCCTACTGGCGTGAGCGTAGCCTCCACCAGGCAGAGGCTCAGCAGGAGGAGCAGCAGGTGTTGCTCTTCAGTGGGAACAGGACTGACGGCAGACTACCAGGCCTCAGACCCTACAGCCTCTATACACTGAACATCAGGGTGGCCAACGGCAAGGGAGAGGGGCCCCCCAGCCCCAACCACAACTTTGAGACCCCAGAGGGAG TCCCTGGTCCTCCTTCCTTCTTGCGTATAAAGAACACCGACATGGACTCTCTGACGCTGGAGTGGGGTCCTCCACAGGACAACAATGGTCGCCTCACCGGCTACACACTCAAATACCAGCCAG tcaacagCTCCAATGAGCTTGGTCCCGTTGAGGAGATGATGTTCCCAGCCAATGAGACCACCGTAATCCTGGCCGACCTCAAGTACAGCACCCGCTATAAGTTCTACTTCAACGCTAAGACCATCAAGGGCTCCGGCCCAACCATCACAGAGGAGGCTGTCACTATCATGGATGAAG CCTTTATTCAGCAACCCATAGTAGATGTGTTCAAAG GCTACACAGAACCCCATCTTCCAATCTCTCCCATCACTCAGTCTCTGCGCCCCCCGTTTCACAAGG TGCGTCCGATAGGCCCGGCGTTCACCAATGTAAACTCCTCtgtggtgggagaggagggagcagtgATAAGTTGGGAATACTTTGGACCAGATAAGAATGTGTATGTGGAGTATATTGTAGAAAACA GTAAAGAAGACTGGACAAAAGAGTGTGTAAACGGCAGTAGCGGGTCTCAGACCCATCTGATAAAGGGCTTAAAGCCGGGGACGTCCTATAGGGTTCGGCTGGCAGTGAAAGACCACTCTGAGGCTACCATACACAGTACAGAGGAGCTAGTGATAACGCTGCCAG aagcaATGAAAAGCGACCAGGTAGACCTAGCAACTCAGGGTTGGTTCATAGGGCTGATGTGTGCCATCGCTCTCCTCATCCTCGTCCTTCTCATCATCTGCTTCATCAAGAGGAACAAGGGAGGGAAAtacccag TGAAAGAAAAAGAGGATGCTCATCAAGACCCAGAGATCCAGCCTATGAAGGATGATGATGGGACGTTTGGAGAGTACAG TGACACGGAGGACCACAAGCCTCTGAAGGGCAGCCGGACGCCATCCAACGGAACGGTGAAGAGGGACGACAGTGATGACAGCCTGGTGGACTACGGTGAAGGAGGGGATGGGCAGTTCAACGAGGATGGATCCTTCATCGGCCAGTACAGCGGCAAGAAGGAGAAAGACACGCATGAGGGCAACGAGAGCTCCGAGGCCCCCTCGCCGGTCAACGCTATGAACTCCTTCGTCTAG